DNA sequence from the Paenibacillus physcomitrellae genome:
ATCCCGCCAATGCTTCCACACGAGGCCTGCGAACAGCTCATGGCCGCTTCCGAGCGGGAGCTGGACCGGGATATTCTGGTGGAGTTTATGCGGATCGTATCGATTTATCCCAACGGTACTTCGGTTCGGCTATCCACGAAAGAGACAGGTGTCGTCGTCAGGCAGCACCGCGGTCTGCCAGGCCGTCCCGTCATCCGTATCGTGCGCAAAACCGACGAAGATTTGGAGATCAAGGAAGTAGATCTGTCCAGCGAAACGACGGTATTTATTGAAGCGGTTCTGTCGTAAATTGCATTTGCTACTGCCGGACAAAGAATGCTATTATAAAATCTAGTGCTCAGCACAATTAAGAATTGATATTACAGGGGTGGCTTAACCAATGTGGGATTATATTATTCCGATTATTACACTGATTGTCGGCCTTGTCGGCGGATTCGCCATTGGCGTATTTTACCTGCGTAGACAATTGACGAAGATGCAAAGTGATCCGCAAATGCTGCAGCAGATGGCCAAGCAAATGGGCTACAATTTGAACGGCAAGCAGATGCAGCGCGCACAGCAAATGATGAAGAACCAGCCTATGCCGAAGCCTGGAGCAGGCCGGAAGAAAAGATAAATAGACAAGCTCGGCTGTTAACTGGAAAGCTGGGCATAAGGGGGCAAGAACGATGGCAGGCGTTAAAGACTATTTGAATACACAAGTCGGGAAGAATCGGGAGCAGATCGAGCATCATATCCGCGAAATTCTGAAACTGGTAGGCGAAGATGTGGAGCGCGAGGGCCTTCTGGATACCCCGGCTCGTGTAACCCGGATGTATGAAGAGATTTTTGCAGGATACGAGGTGGATCCCCGCGATGTACTAGGTGTTACGTTCGAGGAGAACCACGAAGAACTCGTTATTGTCAAAGACATCGTATATTACAGC
Encoded proteins:
- a CDS encoding YneF family protein, whose product is MWDYIIPIITLIVGLVGGFAIGVFYLRRQLTKMQSDPQMLQQMAKQMGYNLNGKQMQRAQQMMKNQPMPKPGAGRKKR